The following are encoded in a window of Variovorax paradoxus genomic DNA:
- a CDS encoding purine-cytosine permease family protein — MNPADAPLLPDDAPQRIVKVRRDYNSWVASETLEDYALRYTPQRFRKWSEWRVANTAFGAASFLVLEAVGATLLVQYGFANAFWAILVTGLIIFLAGLPISVYAARYGLDMDLLTRGAGFGYIGSTLTSLIYASFTFIFFALEAAVMAYALELALGIPPVWGYLVCALVVIPLVTHGCR; from the coding sequence GTGAACCCTGCCGACGCACCCCTCCTTCCCGACGACGCGCCCCAGCGCATCGTGAAGGTGCGGCGCGACTACAACAGCTGGGTCGCGAGCGAAACGCTCGAGGACTACGCGCTGCGCTACACGCCGCAGCGCTTTCGCAAATGGTCCGAATGGCGGGTGGCCAACACGGCCTTCGGGGCGGCGTCGTTCCTGGTGCTGGAGGCGGTCGGCGCCACGCTGCTGGTGCAGTACGGCTTCGCCAATGCCTTCTGGGCGATCCTCGTGACGGGGCTCATCATCTTCCTGGCAGGGCTGCCGATCAGCGTGTACGCGGCGCGCTACGGGCTGGACATGGATTTGCTCACGCGCGGCGCGGGCTTCGGCTACATCGGCTCCACGCTCACCTCGCTGATCTACGCGAGCTTCACCTTCATCTTCTTTGCGCTCGAGGCGGCCGTGATGGCCTATGCGCTCGAGCTGGCGCTGGGCATTCCGCCGGTGTGGGGCTACCTGGTGTGCGCGCTGGTGGTGATTCCGCTGGTCACGCACGGGTGTCGGTGA
- a CDS encoding urease subunit gamma, whose translation MELTPREKDKLLIFTAALLAERRKARGLKLNYPEAIALITAAVMEGARDGKSVAELMSEGRSVLTRADVMDGIADMIPDIQVEASFPDGTKLVTVHQPIV comes from the coding sequence ATGGAACTGACCCCGCGCGAAAAAGACAAGCTGCTGATCTTCACGGCCGCCCTGCTGGCCGAACGCCGCAAGGCACGCGGGCTCAAGCTCAACTACCCCGAAGCCATCGCGCTGATCACCGCCGCCGTGATGGAAGGCGCCCGCGACGGCAAGAGCGTCGCCGAGCTGATGAGCGAGGGCCGCAGCGTGCTCACCCGCGCCGACGTGATGGACGGCATCGCCGACATGATTCCCGACATCCAGGTCGAAGCCAGCTTTCCCGACGGCACCAAGCTCGTGACCGTCCACCAGCCGATCGTCTGA